From Pseudomonas hefeiensis, one genomic window encodes:
- the ureE gene encoding urease accessory protein UreE, with the protein MLVIHRRIDTQPRWDAELHLTFEARSKSRLRCFSAEGEDVGLFLERGQPPLYDGECLQAEDGRIVRVCALPEQLLHVTCANAFELTRAAYHLGNRHVALQVGDGWLRLLDDYVLKAMLEQLGASAENIEAPFQPEHGAYGGGHHHSRHGDEDFNYAPRLHQFGVRT; encoded by the coding sequence ATGCTGGTGATTCATCGCAGAATCGACACTCAACCCCGCTGGGACGCCGAGCTGCACCTGACCTTCGAGGCCCGCAGCAAAAGCCGTCTGCGCTGTTTCAGTGCCGAAGGTGAGGACGTGGGTCTGTTTTTGGAGCGAGGCCAGCCGCCGCTCTACGATGGCGAATGCCTGCAAGCTGAAGACGGGCGCATCGTGCGCGTCTGCGCCCTCCCCGAACAATTGCTGCATGTCACCTGCGCCAATGCATTTGAACTGACCCGTGCGGCCTATCACCTGGGCAATCGCCATGTTGCCCTGCAAGTGGGCGATGGCTGGCTGCGCCTGCTGGACGACTACGTGCTCAAGGCGATGCTCGAACAACTGGGTGCCAGCGCCGAAAACATTGAGGCGCCGTTCCAACCGGAACACGGCGCGTATGGCGGCGGCCATCATCACTCCCGACACGGCGACGAAGATTTCAACTACGCGCCACGCCTGCATCAGTTCGGCGTACGCACATGA